The genomic segment TCATGCAGATCGGGTTGGTGACATCCGTTCCAAACGTCGGCAGAAAAAATAGGCCTCGCGCTGTAATTCCACCGGTGTATGTTCCAGACACGTATACGCCGATTGTCGAGTTCGCGGCGATGCCGACGCCGAGATTCTTAACGCTGCTGATCGCCTGCGAATTCGCATTCATCGTGTTGCCGAGCGTCAGCGACGACACGCTAAACCCACTGCAATTCAAATTTCCTCCCAGTTGCGGCGCGGTGTCCTGCTTTACGCTCATCAGGACGGGCGACCACACCGCCGCCCCTACCGCAGAACTCTGGCATACAAAAAGTTGCGGAGACGTCGCATGCGTTTTCAGCCACATCGACATCGGATAGTAGTAATTCGGAGAACTACTGTCGTCCGAGGCGCCAGGCGAGGCAGAGCTACTGACGTTGGTCTTCGGGTTCCATGTGACCAAGCTCTTGAGGTCATCATTGATCGCCTTGCCTCCATCCCCAGTCGGGTCAGGAGAAAGAACAGACAATCCCATGTAATTGACAAGTGCAGACATACTAAATCCTTTCGAGGTGCGGTAGACAAAACTCAAATGGTAACACGGGCTTTCAGATTTATGTTCGCTTCACTACTCTGTGTTCGAGATTGCACGCACTCCGAAAACAGGAAATACTCGTCGGGAGTTGTGCATAAAGCGAGCGTAATAGCAGGTCTCCTTTTCGTTGTTGCTCTAGGATAGTTTGATCGTGCTCATTGCACTCGATCGGCAGTTTATTGAATCGGCCTTGTCGAGTGCGCCAACTTTCGTTTTTCGACGGCGGTCGCGACGCAAGTCCTGTCAGTCTAATTGTCCTCTAGTCCAGATTCTCTCGTGTTATCAATTCTATACTCGGTGAGGTAAGTCCCCTTCAGGGGACTTACTTGACGCCCATTCCCGAGATTCGATGCGATGGATATGGCGACAATGTTGTATTGATGCAGACGTTTAGCGATGCCTTCTCGAGTCAACGTTGCCTTTGAGCCATGGACCATGTGTATCGGGCGGGCAATCCGGGTTGGAGCAATCAAGTCCAAACAGTTCTTTAAGCGTTGTTTTCCCCTTCAGCAAATCGCGAGCAGCTCGAATTGCATTTAGTTCATTCTGCTGACCGAAACGACTAGGATCAAAACGAACTTTTGGATCCGTCCACCAATCGCTCACGATCCAAATCGACTTCCCAATGTCATATATTGCGGCTGGGTCCATGTTCTTCAGGAGCCAACTACCTGACGAGTTGCCGTAGTGCGCATTGAGAATTGTCAACATCCAGTCGACGTCTACGTTTGCGTAATCCGGAGTGTCGATTTCAAGGTTTAGGAGATATCCAGTCTTGCCATTGGTTGGGTCATATGTGGTGACAAATGTGCGTAAGTCAGTTGTATGTGCTAAAGCGGCGCAGAGTTTTTGTCGTCTTTCTACTGGCGTCCACTTCTGGCGAGGCTCAAGGCCATATGGATCGGTACTGCCGGGGACGAATGTTGCACTGTAAAGGTTGTTACCATCTACATACTCAAGCGGATCGCGTTGGCACCAATTGCCAACAAAAGAATTAAAATTGCGGTGTCTCACCATGAATAGCATGGCATCGGCGTCGAATCGATATCCGCAGAAGAGCGTTTCCCAACTGAAAGGACTTGCCGCGCGAGAGTCAAAGCTTTCCGTCAAAAACGACGGGTTTCCATAACACGAATAATGGTAGTGCTCTTGTACCGCTCCGGAAGTATCAACAATGGCTGTGACATTCCAGTTGGTATCTTGAGTCGCGTAGAGTCGCTGTGAGCCGTTGTCTCGAAGGATGAGATCGTCGATGTATCGACCGCCCCATAGAAAGTGTTTGTCTGCAGTGGTTGAGGTTCCGACGCGCTCTTCGACGCAACGCCAGTCACTCGTGAAGTAGGAGTGTCGCGTCTCGGTGAGTGTACCACTTGTGTAGCTCTGAGCACCTGTTCGAAAATGCCGACTGTCGTATTGACTCTGCTGAATGGTTTCGATCGTTGAGAAGTCCGCCACCTTGACGAGGCGGTTCCATGCGTCATAAGTAGCCGTCATCTTGGGCGTGACGACCAGCTCTGCCCATTCGTCTGCAGTCAGGTTGGCCCATTCATCGACAGAGAGTGTTGGCCAACTGAAACCGTTTACCGCCGGGATGGTCGTCATGTTTCCGGCGGGGTCGTAGGCTGGTTGCGCCCAAGCGTTGCCCGCGCTGTTGGCGATGCTCGTGATCTCATTGACAGTGTTTACCGCGCGAGTCTGCACCGTCGTCCATGTTCCGCCGCTGGACGCTTCGTTGAAGCCTTGCCAGTTGCCTGTCGGATCGAGCGTCCAGCATTGTCCAAACGTCGGTGACGTTATGCCCGTGTTGGTCCCATTGAGTGTTCCTCGCTGCATGTCCTTAAGGCGGTTCAGGCCGTCGTTGTGGTAATACTCATCGAAGGCTTTGCCTGCTGCCGAGGCCACCGTGTTTTGGCGCCAGAGGCGGTTACCTGCTCGGTCGTAACCGTATTTGATGCGATCGACGTCTGTGCCTGTGCCTGTGTTGTACCAGCGCGAATCGACGACCCGGCCAAAGAGGTCCAGTCCCCAATAGATGTCGCCTGTGGTGGGGCTATTGCCGCTCGACGATCCGAGTAACGTGTGTCGAGTACTGGGCTGGGGGTACGTCGTTTGAATTGGAAGCCCGGACCCCAGGTAGGCGTAGTTGACGAGAGGTGTCGTTCCCTCGTTGACGAGTCCATTCACGCGACTGAGTGAGTCGTTGATTCCGCCGGGTGTACCGTAGTCGATCGTAATTTCACGGCCATTGGGATACGTCAGAGTGGTCGATCGAACCATGTTCGCCGATCCGTCTGTGTATGCGTACTGGACCTTCGGCGTTCCGACGACGACCGCACCATTGTGTGATTGGGCATCCGAAATTGGCTGACCAAATGAGTTGTAGGTCATTGCGACATCGTTGACGATTGATCCTGATCCGACAGTGGCGTTGTCGTAGCTTGTCATCCCGGAGACGAGGCCGCGAACCTCATATGTGGTCGTCAAGCGTCGAACGGTTCCGTCCACGTCCGATCCGAGCGTCGTCACTCGGTCATGAATCGTCCTTCCGAGCTGATCGAAATTGAATTGATGTACGCAGCCCCGTTGATCGGTCAGAGAGATGCGTTGCCGTTGGCGGTTATATGAGTAGGCGACGCGGTCGCTGCTTCCTGTCGAGTCTGGGTATGCGACGTATCTCAAGAGCATCGAAGTGGCAATGCTGGAATCACTCAGCGTGGTTCCGTACGTATATGCCGTAGTTTGGTTGCCAGTTCTTGGGTTCACCGCAACCAGTGTCGCTTGCAGTCCATCTGGCGTGTACGTGATTTGTGTGGTCACGTTCGTATCGTCAGATGTGGCGCACAAGCCTCCGCCAGAGGATGAACTGCTACTCGTCGTGATGTAGTTCTGCGTGATCGACAGCGCGCGTCCGGCAGCGTCGTAGATCGTGCGGGTCACGATTCCGGCCGGGCTTGTCGTCGTTGCGGGCATTCCTGCAATATCGTATCCGGTGCTGGAAACAAGGGCAGAATCAGAGCGTGATGGAATCGTCGATGATCGCGAGAGGCTACTGCCACCATTTGTTCCATACTCTGCAACCGCTTGCATCCTCTGAAGTGCGTCAGGGTATTGTGCCGTGTAGCTGACCCTTGCTTTCGGAGTCGTGCTTGGGTCCTGCAAGGCGCCGACTTCTGTCGCAGCCGCATCGTGATAGCGAAGACGAGCCGTAGTCTGAATCGCGTAGTTCGCGGCATCGTAGTTCGTTTCGAATTGTTCAATTACAGTGTTGTTCGCTACCGTGAAGGCATCCGCATAGCTGCTGTCGGTACCGTATGCCAGGTATTGAACGGAAGCTCGCCCAAGGCTGTCATAGGCCGTTTTTATGAATGACTGGGAACCGGCCGGGAAAGATTTGATTTGATTGCCCGTCGCGTCGTACCACAGATTGTCGGTCAGCGCATTCCCGACAGTTCCTGTTGTAGGATCGACGCCATAGACGATCCGCTGATAGACGCGACCTCGGTTATCATACTTTGCCGCGCTGCGGCTGATCAGATTTCCGCTCGAAGTCGTATTGTATCGGTCGAGCTGAATGACTCGGTTGAGATTGTCGTACGTGTTCTTCTGATAGAAGTCGATCTCACCGTCGACGGCGGTTCGTCGGCCACGGAAGTCGTACAGGAACGTCGTCACGCGATTGTTTGCGGAATTGTTGTCGACGTAGTCTGTCTGGCGTGTGATGTTTCCGTTTCCGCCTGTCAGCCCCGCGTCGTATTCGAGTCCGGTCACTTGGACCATGTTGTTGCCGGAGGCACCGCCGCCACTTGGGTCATTGTCGGTCGCGCCCGTGTCGTTCGTGCCAATCCAAGTCGCGACGGGAAGGCCACGGCGTTCATAAACAGTCCGGGTAATCGTACCGCCGGGTGTGACCTGGCGATTCAAGCGTTTCATCACATCGTAGCCACGACCGCTTTCGTCGTAGTTCGTTCCGGAAGTGCCGATTCCAGTTGTGGGGATCAGCTTGTAGACGCGTTGGCTGGCGATGAAGCAGCACGCCAGATACTGCGTCGTCGCCCAACGGACGTACGACGATTGAGCAAACGTGTCGGTTGAAAGAAGTGCGCCGGATGAGGTCACGCCACTGCCGCGAGTCGCGCTGATCTGCTCCGTGACATTTCCGGTGGCATTGGTGATCGTGATTTGCACCGGATTGACAAGCGTGAAGCTATAGCTGGGTGAGGTGCCTGTCGCGTAGCCTTGGCCGGTCCAGGTTTGAAAATCGCCATCCTGATAGACGGTCCAGGTGGTGCTGCGGATGCTTGTTGCCGTGCCGTTCAAATCGATGGTGTGCGTGGGGCCCATGCTTCGGACGGTCCGACCCTGGATGTCAATCGAGTAATCCGTGGTCAGATGCAAGCCGCCTCCAGAGGGAGTCGACCATCCCGCGGG from the Schlesneria paludicola DSM 18645 genome contains:
- a CDS encoding RHS repeat domain-containing protein, yielding MSICPIDPNNEGLTPFKPCIPPPPDKCCPPSSCPDCPLESGTGGPGGPGSGSGPGSGGGGGGGGGGGGGGGGGMGPDSPIQGGRSGGGPMQPGASPYGFSSFPIRYANGEIRLIQKDIEGRGYGTNWSHTRTYQSRHYGATGGSPCDPVDTDCSPTIYDGPNGANWYSSDWPYLVGGGPNVINVRGDANNTLWFDLQPDGSYIARFGQPQTLVHDTVNHMFLLTGLDGGVTRFNDSDQNTYPRGLFSSFTDAAGNVTRVTAYGTNTTIGEIAQIQRTVTIDGVTSTQTFSYSYDWSGRLDLVLLQSTTGATTTNVAKAAYTYIGNVYEFGNLRSVERFNWTDGAWESLGTTYYRYSSTLFLAPLQFVVGPQGYADLIADGLNPDTATDSELLNYSDHYFNYDTQGRVITETVDRGTLTYRYTYARSSFPHDYNNWKFKTTESLPDGNTNIIYTNYAGMVMLKVYLAGSSGSSSSSSSSSGHSPAAWYEFYRYNSNAVASLTASSAAVLGYDESIATLLNYNSLTDTYQYLSNSTGAISKFTYHSPTNWLATETVQEGQLGTPVPIRSKSYVSCCNGGSSSSSGSGVASCHYLPSQETVYSDNSGAVPITTSYAYTYHSGTCAVKQITTTLPVVSIGQNGSGVADTRKDYFDTYGNKTWMMDERGFITRLVYDIPTGAVIQRIDDVNMSLVTGGPAGWSTPSGGGLHLTTDYSIDIQGRTVRSMGPTHTIDLNGTATSIRSTTWTVYQDGDFQTWTGQGYATGTSPSYSFTLVNPVQITITNATGNVTEQISATRGSGVTSSGALLSTDTFAQSSYVRWATTQYLACCFIASQRVYKLIPTTGIGTSGTNYDESGRGYDVMKRLNRQVTPGGTITRTVYERRGLPVATWIGTNDTGATDNDPSGGGASGNNMVQVTGLEYDAGLTGGNGNITRQTDYVDNNSANNRVTTFLYDFRGRRTAVDGEIDFYQKNTYDNLNRVIQLDRYNTTSSGNLISRSAAKYDNRGRVYQRIVYGVDPTTGTVGNALTDNLWYDATGNQIKSFPAGSQSFIKTAYDSLGRASVQYLAYGTDSSYADAFTVANNTVIEQFETNYDAANYAIQTTARLRYHDAAATEVGALQDPSTTPKARVSYTAQYPDALQRMQAVAEYGTNGGSSLSRSSTIPSRSDSALVSSTGYDIAGMPATTTSPAGIVTRTIYDAAGRALSITQNYITTSSSSSSGGGLCATSDDTNVTTQITYTPDGLQATLVAVNPRTGNQTTAYTYGTTLSDSSIATSMLLRYVAYPDSTGSSDRVAYSYNRQRQRISLTDQRGCVHQFNFDQLGRTIHDRVTTLGSDVDGTVRRLTTTYEVRGLVSGMTSYDNATVGSGSIVNDVAMTYNSFGQPISDAQSHNGAVVVGTPKVQYAYTDGSANMVRSTTLTYPNGREITIDYGTPGGINDSLSRVNGLVNEGTTPLVNYAYLGSGLPIQTTYPQPSTRHTLLGSSSGNSPTTGDIYWGLDLFGRVVDSRWYNTGTGTDVDRIKYGYDRAGNRLWRQNTVASAAGKAFDEYYHNDGLNRLKDMQRGTLNGTNTGITSPTFGQCWTLDPTGNWQGFNEASSGGTWTTVQTRAVNTVNEITSIANSAGNAWAQPAYDPAGNMTTIPAVNGFSWPTLSVDEWANLTADEWAELVVTPKMTATYDAWNRLVKVADFSTIETIQQSQYDSRHFRTGAQSYTSGTLTETRHSYFTSDWRCVEERVGTSTTADKHFLWGGRYIDDLILRDNGSQRLYATQDTNWNVTAIVDTSGAVQEHYHYSCYGNPSFLTESFDSRAASPFSWETLFCGYRFDADAMLFMVRHRNFNSFVGNWCQRDPLEYVDGNNLYSATFVPGSTDPYGLEPRQKWTPVERRQKLCAALAHTTDLRTFVTTYDPTNGKTGYLLNLEIDTPDYANVDVDWMLTILNAHYGNSSGSWLLKNMDPAAIYDIGKSIWIVSDWWTDPKVRFDPSRFGQQNELNAIRAARDLLKGKTTLKELFGLDCSNPDCPPDTHGPWLKGNVDSRRHR